A stretch of DNA from Lycium ferocissimum isolate CSIRO_LF1 chromosome 4, AGI_CSIRO_Lferr_CH_V1, whole genome shotgun sequence:
CTTGTGCTGCGTGCAAATACCAACGTCGAAAGTGTGCCCCCGACTGCGTTCTTGCCCCTTATTTCCCACACGATCGCCAACGCCAGTTCCTCAACGCCCATAAATTGTTTGGGGTCAGCAACATCACCAAGATCATTCGCCACCTTGATCAACCCCTCAAAGACGAGGCCATGCGAACCATCATCTTCCAATCTGATGTTCGCGCCAACGACCCTGTTGGTGGTTGTTACCGTATCATCAGAGACCTGCAACGCCACATTGATTATTGCAAAGCAGAGCTGGATATCGTTCTTCATCAGCTCGCCTACTGCAGAGCACAGGCAGTTGCTGCTGCTGCATCTGAACAACAGATATTAGGAGATCATCATGCAACTGATCAGGAATCAttcaatgataataataattgtgACGGTGTTGTGAATCAGGCAGACACTTTGGTGAATAATAATAATGCATCTTCTTATGAACAACAGGCTATAGATCAGTACCATCCTCATGATAGTTATTATAATCATCCTCGTTGTCAGCAAG
This window harbors:
- the LOC132052210 gene encoding LOB domain-containing protein 22-like, translated to MQNQMTSFSTPNNIPIHHHQPPHTFITDHNLNHKYTKRVHSNNNNDNNKNVLLRVSGAGQACAACKYQRRKCAPDCVLAPYFPHDRQRQFLNAHKLFGVSNITKIIRHLDQPLKDEAMRTIIFQSDVRANDPVGGCYRIIRDLQRHIDYCKAELDIVLHQLAYCRAQAVAAAASEQQILGDHHATDQESFNDNNNCDGVVNQADTLVNNNNASSYEQQAIDQYHPHDSYYNHPRCQQADDDQQYDEIQDGQLDLADINFPWSLHEQESTSTSAPNSMMKQLSVNDPCDNIKPIIEGISGFGEEGLSFEHDQTFDQHSYSTREQSPIEGRG